The Thermomonospora curvata DSM 43183 DNA segment GGCCCTCGGCGTCGGTGATGTCGCCGCGCACCGCCGGCAGCTCCAGCTTGTGCAGCCGCTGCTGCAGGGCCCGGGCGGTGTAGACCTCCGAGTCGATGGTCTGCAGCTGCACCAGCCGTCCGGCGAACAGCGACAGCACGAACGCGATGGCCAGCAGCCCGGCGTTCAGCCGGCGCATCGGGTCGGCGCGGCGGAAGGACGGGCGGGGGCGGCGCGGGCCGCCGCCGGAGGTCCTGCGGGACCGGCCCGGACGTCCGGTGGAGGCGGTCGGGAGCCTGCGGACGGACGCCGCCTCGGTGCGCGCCGGGCGCCGGGCGGCGGACGGCGTCCGGCCCGCCGCGCCGGAGGACCGCCGGTCTCTGGCGGCGGGGCGGACGGGGGCGGAGTCGGCCGCCGGGCCGCGCCGGGCGGCGCCGTCCCGGCCGGCGCGGTCGGACCGGCCGACGCGGTCGCCGCCGGCGGGCGGGCGGCCGCCCCGCCGTCCGGAGACGCGGGGCGGGCCGGCGCCGTCGTCGCCGCGGTTGCGCGGAGATCGCCTGCCGCCGCTCGGAGGACCTCCCGGACGGGTCGTCATGCGCTGCCCCCGGCGATCACGGTCGGGTGGCCGCGGAGGCCGCCTCACCGCCCGGGATGACCGCGCCGGGCACCCCGAGGGCGCCCGCCGCCGCGGCCGCAGCGGCCGCGGCGTGCGGGACGGGCCGCAGGCCGCCGCCCACCACCCGGCGGGTGTGCGGGTCGATGAAGGCGACCTGGGTGGGTTGCTCCATGCCGAGGTTCTCGGCCTTGCGGGCCAGGCGCTCGGGGGACTCCTCGCGGGCGATCTCGCTTTCCATGGCCTGCTTTTCCTGTTGGAGCAGCTTGACGTTGCGCTGCAGCCGGCTCAGCTCGAAGGCGTCCTGGGCGAGCACCGTGTTCAGCAGCAGCAGGCTGACCAGCGCGCCGGCGAGCAACCCGATGATCAGCAGCACGAACGGGGTCCGCGGCGGGGCCGCCGGCCGCGCCGGCCCCCACTCCTCGGCCCGTCGTCCGTCCCGGGCGGCCCGTTCCCCGGCGCGGGGCCGCCGCTGCGGCGGGGCGGCGTGCGGGCGCTGGGAAACGGCCCGGCCGGAGCGGGCCGGACGCCGGGACGGGCGCCGGGTGGGGCGCGACCCGGGGTCGGTGGTCGTGGTCATGCCCTGCCTCCTGGACCCGCCGGTGCGGCGACCGGCTCGCCGATTCGCTCGGCCGCGCGCAGCCGGGCCGAGGCGGCGCGCGGGTTGGCCGTGATCTCCTCCTCGCCGGGCGTCTCGGCGCCCCGGGTCAGCAGCCGGAAGGTCGGCCGGTGCTCCGGCAGCGAGACGGGCAGTCCCGGCGGGGTGGTGTCGGTGCTGCAGGCCGTCAGCACCCGCTTGGTGATGCGGTCCTCCAGCGAGTGGTACGACAGCACCGCCACCCGGCCGCCGACGGGCAGCGCCTGCAAAGCGGCCGGCAGCGCCCGCTCCCAGATCGCCAGTTCGCCGTTGACCTCGATGCGCAGTGCTTGGAAAGTCCGTTTGGCGGGGTTGCCGCCGCTGCGGCGGGCCGGTGCGGGGATGGCCTGGCGCACCAGCTCGGCCAGCCGCCCGGTGGAGCGCAGCGGCGCGCGGCGGCGTTCGCGTTCGATCGCGGCGGCGATGCGCCGGGCGTGGCGTTCTTCGCCGTACTCGCGCAGGATGCGGGCCAGTTCCTCGGGCGGGTAGCCGTTGACCACGTCGGCGGCGGTCAGCGGCTGGGTGGGGTCCATCCGCATGTCCAGCGGGGCGTCGTAGGAGTAGGCGAAGCCGCGTTCGGCCTCATCCAGCTGGGGGGAGGAGACTCCCAGGTCGAACAGGATCGCCTCGGCGTGCGGCTCGCCCAGCTCCGCCAGCACGCGGGGAAGCTCGTCGTAGACGGCGTGCACCAGGCGCACGCGGTCGGCGAAACGCGCCAGGCGGCGGCCGGCGCGTTCGATGGCGGAGGGGTCGCGGTCCAGCCCGATCAGGCGCAATCTCGGATGCGCCTGCAGCATGGCCTCGGCATGGCCGCCCATTCCCAAGGTGGCGTCGACATAGAGCGGGTCGCGCCCGGCGGGGGCGGATTCGACGGCGGGGGCCAGCAGGGACAGGACGCGGTCGAGCAGTACCGGTATGTGGCCGGCCTGCGCCGCGCAAGCGCTGTCCTGCACGTCCTTACCCCCCCCTTGTACCGCCACAGTCGGCCACGGCTCGCACGAGGACTCGGTGGCCGCATGATGCGACGGCTCACCGTCCCGGCCCCGTCGGTGCGGGGTCGCCGTGTCCCGTGGGTGCCCCCGAGAACCGGCCACCTCGTCCGGCCAGGTCCCCATCCGCTGCCCTGATATGGGAGGCCGCCGCGTCACCGCGGAGGCGAGCGTCACCTGACACCGGGGAAGCTGCGTCAGCTGACCGGAGAGCGGCTGGAGACCTGGCCGAACGTCGGCCGTGCCGGTCTGTTGCGACCGGCGCAGGAACGATCACAAGATCCCGGGCATCACCTCCTCCGACAGATCCGCGAAGGCGGGCTCCTGGGCCTCCAGGTACTTCTGCCACGCCCGGGCGTCCCAGATCTCCAGACGGGTGTTGGCCCCGATGACGGCGCAGTCCCGTTCGAGACCGGCGTAGGCCCGCAGCGCCGGCGGTATGGTGATGCGCCCCTGCTTGTCGGGGACCTCGTCACAGGCGCCGGCGAAGAAGACCCGGCTGTAGGCCCGCAGGGCCTTGTCGGTGAGCGGTGCGGTGCGCAGGGCCTCGGTGATGCGCTGGAACTCTGCCACGGGGAAGACGTAGAGGCAGCGTTCCTGGCCCTTCGTGATCACCAATCCCCCCGACAACTCCTCGCGGTATTTCGCCGGCAGGAACAGCCGTCCCTTCTCATCAAGACGCGGAGTATGGGTGCCCAGAAACACCGGCCCACCTCCCCGCGCCGCGTAGGGCGCGACCGGCCCCCCACGCGGCTCCACTCTACTCCACTCCTCCCCACCGTCAACTGCCTAAACCCGTGTCTCATTGCGTCTCAGGCGACAAAACCGCAGCTCAAAAGGGGGTGGTGAGAAGTGGTGCACGGCCGGGCCCCGCAGCGGCCCTCCCCGGCGGCCTCCCGGCCCGGCACGGCGCCAAGCGAGGGCGCAGAAGGCGGGCATGGCGAGTGCGCGAACAAAACGGCCAAGTCCCCTGGCTGTGCCGATCCCCACGGACTCGCCGCGGAGCGGCAGAATGGTGACTCTCCCGCCGCGCATGAAACATCGCGGCGGAACGACCGGACGACGTACTGTCGTTAAGCCAGACAAAAAGCATGTGCATCGCCTCGCAGGAGACCACATCCAGGGCCGGCGGTCCTTATCCGGTGGTCGGCACCGCGGCAGGGGTGGCGGAGGAGGGTTTGTGTCAGTAGGGACGCATGGCGAGTCATATGTGAATCCCCCCGCACCCGCCCCCGAAGCGTCCCGAAACGGCGGCGTAGGGCTGGACGATCTGGTGCAGATCGCAACCAAGATCCGCAACGCCGTGGAGTCGGTCGTGGAAGGCAAGCCCCGGGCCGTCCGGCTGGCGCTGACGGTGCTGCTGGCCGAGGGGCACCTGCTGATCGAGGACGTGCCGGGCGTGGGCAAGACGCTGCTGGCCAAGGCGTTGGCGCGGTCCATCGACTGCTCGGTGCGGCGCGTGCAGTTCACCCCCGACCTGCTGCCCAGCGACATCACCGGGGTGAGCGCCTACAACGCCGAACGGGGCGAGTTCGAGTTCAAACCCGGCCCGGTCTTCGCCAACATCGTGGTCGGCGACGAGATCAACCGGGCCTCCCCCAAGACCCAGTCGGCGCTGCTGGAGTGCATGGAGGAACGGCAGGTCACGGTGGACGGCGCCACCTACCCGCTGGAGTCGCCGTTCATGGTGATCGCCACCCAGAACCCGGTGGAGATGGAGGGCACCTACCCGCTGCCGGAGGCCCAGCGGGACCGGTTCACCGCCCGCATCTCCATGGGCTACCCGGACCCGGCCGCCGAGCTGGAGATGATCGACTCCCATGGGCGGTCCTCGCCGCTGGAGCGGCTGACCCCGGTGGCGCACGCCCACGACGTGCGCGCCCTGGCCGAGGCGGTCCGCCAGGTTCACCTGTCGCCGGGGGTGCGCCAGTACGCCATCGACCTGATCACCGCCACCCGCAAGCACCCGGATCTGCGGCTGGGCGCCTCGCCCCGGGCGACGCTGCAGCTGGTGCGGGCGGCCCGCGCCTACGCCGCGCTCGACGACCGCGACTATGTGGTGCCCGACGACCTGCAGGCGCTGGCCGTCCCGGTGCTGGCGCACCGGCTGCTGCCGACCCCCGAGGCGCTGCTGGAGCGGCGCACCCCCGAGCAGGTGGTGGCCGCCCTGGTGGAACGGCTGCCGGTGCCCGGTCCGCGCCGCTGAGCCGGCCCGGCGGCGGCTCGGCGACGGGAGAATGCGGACGTGAGGAGAACGCTCAGCGGCCTGACCACGCGCGGCAGGTCCTTCATGGCCGCCGGGGTGACCGCGATCGTGTGCGCGTTCGTGCTCGGGGAGCGGGACCTGCTGCGCGCCGGGATGCTGGTGCTGGTGCTGCCGCTGCTGTCGGCGGTGATGGTCGCGCGGACCCGCTACCGGCTGGTGTGCGCCCGGCGGCTGGCGCCCGCCAGGGTGCCGGTGGGGCACGAGGCCCGGGTGGACCTGCGGCTGCAGAACGTCTCGCGGCTGCCCAGCGGGCTGCTGCTGGTGGAGGACCGGGTGCCGTACGCCCTGGGCGGGCGGGCCCGGTTCGTGATCGAGCGGATCGAGCCGCAGGGGTCGCGCGAGCTGAGCTACCGGGTGCGCTCGCAGGTGCGCGGACGTCACCGGGTGGGCCCGCTGACGGTGCGGCTGGCCGACCCGTTCGGGCTGGTGGAGCTGGTCCGCTCCTTCAGCGTGGCGGACCGGCTGACCGTCACCCCGCAGGTGGTGGAGCTGCCGGCCGGGCGGCCGCCGGGCGGATGGGGCGGAGGCGGCGACAGCCCGGCCCGCGCGCTGGCCGGCTCCGGCGAGGACGATGTGGCGCCCCGGGAGTACCGGCACGGCGACGACCTGCGGCGGGTGCACTGGCGGTCGACCGCGCGCCGCGGCGAGCTGATGGTGCGCCGCGAGGAGCGGCACCGGCGCGACAGCGGCACGCTGCTGCTGGACACCCGGGCCCGCGCGCACCCCGGGGAGGGGCCGGCCGGGTCGTTCGAGCAGGCGGTGTCGATCGCCGCCTCGGTGGGCGTGCATCTGAGCCGGGCCGGGGTGGGGCTGCGGCTGGTCACCGACGCCGGGCGGTCGCTGGAGGCCTCGGCCGCCTTCGAAAGCGCGCTGCTGGACCTGCTGGCCGGGGTGCGGCCCTCCAAGAGAAGCTCGCTGAACCGCGGCCTGGCCGAGCTGACCGGCGGCGGTCCGGGCGAAAACGGCGCAGGACCGGTCATCGCGGTGCTCGGCGCGCTGGAGGAGCAGGAGGCGCAGGCGCTGGCGGCGCTGCGGCGCGGCGCCGCCGCCCATGTGGCGATCATGGTGGATCAATCCGGTGACCGGCGCCGCCCGAGCGACCGGGCCGCCCGGCTGCTGCGCGCCGCGGGCTGGCAGGTGACGGTGGTCGCCTCGGCCGCCGAGCTGCCCGCCGCCTGGATCGCCGCCGACCGGGCGCCCCGCCGGCAGGCCCGAAGCAGTCCGTAAGGCCCGACGGCGTTCAGGGGGACGGGAGCCGCTCATGCGCGTGCATTTGACGATCGTCGCCGCGGTGGCGACGCTGCTGAGCTCGATCGGGCTCTATCCCCTGTTCGAGGGGACCGGCTGGGCCTGGTCGGGGGTGGGCGCCATCGCGACGGTGGCGGCGGCGGGCGCGCTGTCGCGCCGGCTGCGGCTGCCGGCGGTGGCCGACCCGCCGGTCGCCCTGTTCTTCCTGCTGGCGTACCTCACCCTGCGGTACGCCCCCGGCCAGGCGCTGCTGGGCGCAGTGCCCACGCCCGCGTCCCTGGCCCGGCTCGCCGAGCTGGCCGGCGAGGGGTGGGAGACGGCCAACCGGTACGCGGCGCCGGTGCCGCCGGGGCCGGGCATCGAGCTGCTGGCCACCTCGGGCATCGGCGCGGTGGCCGTCATGGTGGACCTGCTGGCGGTGCGGCTGCGCCGGGCCGCCGCGGCCGGGCTGCCGCTGCTGGCGCTCTACAGCGTGCCCGCCGCGATCCGCGAGGAAAGCCTGAGCTGGGTGGCGTTCGCGCTGGGCGCCGCCGGGTTCCTGTGGCTGCTGCTGATCGACTCCCGGGAGCAGACGCGCGCCTGGGGCAGGCCGGTGCCGCCCCGCTCCGCGGCGGCGCGGCGGATCCGGCCGCATCCGATGGCCTCCTCGGGCAACCGGGTGGGGCTGGCGGCGGTGGCGATCGCGGTGGCGGTGCCCACCGTGGTGCCGGGGGTGCACCCGCGCGGGCCGTTCGGGCTGGGCGCCGGCGCCGGGGAGAGCGGCTCACAGACGGTGACCACCCCCGATCCGTTGGTCAGCCTGAAGCGGGAGCTGACCCGCCAAAGCGACGAGGTCGTGCTCGTCTACCGCACCGACGACCAAGCCCCCGACTATCTGCGGCTGTTCGCGCTCGACCGGTTCGACGGGGACCACTGGACCTACAGCCCGCTGCAGAGCTCGCCGCGCGACCGGATCACCGAAGGCCGCCCCCTGCCGGCCCCGCCCGGTTTGTCGGCCGTGCGCAGCCGCCCGGTCACCACGCGGATCTCGGTGGCCTCGCACGTACGGAACATGAACTTCCTGCCGGTCCCCTATGCGCCGGCCATGGTGTCGATCGGCGGCGACTGGCGGGTGCACGCGCCGTCGCTGATGATCTACTCGCTGCGCGACGAGGCCGCCGGACGCACCTACACGGTCTCCAGCCTGCGCGCCGAGCCCACTCCCCGGCAGCTGGCCCAGGCCCCCTCCCCCGCCGCGGAGGTGCTGCGCCGGTACCTGGGGGTGCCCGGTGACCTCCCCCCGCAGGTGCGGCGGTTGACCGAGCAGATCACCGCCGGGGCCCGGTCGCAGTACGAGCAGGCGCGCCGGCTGCAGCGCTGGTTCACCACCGGCGACCGGTTCGTCTACGACACCAGCGCGATCGCGCCCCGGGCGACCTCTGACCTGGTGGACTTCCTGCTGGTCAACAGGCGGGGGTACTGCGAGCAGTTCGCGGCGTCGATGGCGTTGATGGCCCGGCTGCTGGGCATCCCGGCCCGAGTCGCCATGGGGTACACCTCCGGGACGCAGGCCCCCGACGGACGCTGGGTGGTCCGCTCCCGGGACGCGCACGCCTGGCCGGAGCTGTACTTCGAGGGCGCCGGCTGGGTGCGGTTCGAGCCGACCCCGGCCGGGCCCGGCGGGCAGGGCAGCGCCACCGTCCCCTCCTACACCCGGGAAAGCGGCGAGGACAACCGGCAGCCGCAGGCCAGTGCCCCGGACGCCGCCGAGCCCTCCCCCTCTCAGGCCGCGCAGACCCCGGACGCCACGCCCGGCGCCGGCCGTCTCGCCGACCGGGACGCCCCGCAGGCCGGGCGGGAGATGGCGGCCGATGCCGCAGACGGCGGCGGTCCGTTCGGCTGGATCGCCGCCGGCCTGCTGACGGCGCTGGTCCTGAGCGCCCCGATGGCCGCCCGGTCGCTGGCGCGGCGGCGGCGCTGGGCGCAGGTGGCGCCGGCCGGCGCCGCCGGGCGGCGGCTCGCAGGCGGCGGACGGGGCGGGGGCCAGGCGCCGTCCGATCCGGGTGCGGCCGCGCACGCCGCCTGGCGGGAGCTGCGCGCCGAGGCCATCGATCACGGCCTGGCCTGGCGGTCCGGTGAAAGCCCCCGGGCCACCGCGCGCCGGCTGAGCCGGACGCTGGAGCCGGGTTCACCGGCCGTCGCCGCGCTGGAGCGGTTGGCCAGGGCAGAGGAGCGGGCCCGCTATGCGCGCGTCCCCGCCCCCGCCGACACCCTGGGCGAAGACATCCGGATCGTGCGGGAGGCGTTCGGGGCGGCGGTGGACCGGCGCACCCGCTGGCGGGCCCGGCTGGCCCCGCCCTCGACGATGGAGGGCCTGCGGGAGGGCGCCGCACGGTTCGCGGCCGATCTGGGGCGCTTCGATGCTCACCGGTTGGGCGTGGTCTTGCGCCGCGTCTTCCGTCGCTGATCGCCCGCCCGCCGGAAGGGGCGCTCTGCGTCGCGCGTCAAGCGCCCGGCGCTTGAGCCTTTGGACGCCCGCGGTGGGCGGTGCCTTGCGGGCGGAGATGAGTCTTGCGGGCGGAGGTGACGGGTGCGAGGCGTCGCTGATGGGGACGTCCGCCGAGCCGGCGCAGACCGCCTGCGCAGGGCGGGCATGCCGCGCAGACGAAGCGGCCCCGGGAAGGCATGGCGGATCCGCGGCGGGACCCGGTGTTCTCGGGGCGCTGGGAATGCTTGAGATGAGGAGGGTTCTGCGGCCGGCCGTTCACGGGCGGGGGCCGGCAAGGGTCACTGGCCCTCCATGCGGCGGCGCCAGCGCTCCTCCAGGCGTTCCATGAAGCCGCCCCGAGCCGGCCGGCGGACGCCGCCCAGGCGCGGGCGGGCGGCCGAATCGGGGTCGGTGCCGATGCCCGCCATGCGCTTCCAGCTGGTCAGGCCCCACACGCAGCAGAGCACCATGAGCAGGAAGCCGGCGACGCTGACCACGATCGTGGCGGTGCCCGCGTTGATGACCAGGCCCGTCATCAACACCACCACGCCCAGCACGAAACCGAGGACCGCCTTGACGATCCGGCGCTTGTAATGCACCTGAGGATCCTTGGCGCGGACGGCGTGCGCGAACTTCGGATCCTCGGCGTACAACGCCCGCTCGATCTGGTCGAGCAGACGCTGCTCGTGCTCAGAGAGCGGCACGGCGCCTCCCAACGACAGCCCCGCATCGGGGATCCCGATGACGGACGGAGAACTCAACGGTGATATGCCCACAATACGAGGCCCAACGAGTGTTCGAAAGGAAACCTCCACCGTGAGGTCATCGGCGGGTAGCCTCGACAACCTCTTTAAGCTCTCACGTCACTTCCGTCACAGTTGTCGCCACGCCCGCCGGGCCGGTCGACGAGCGAGGCGGGACGGACCATTCCCTTGCCGAAGCGCCGGACCACCTGGTCCACCGCGCGTTCGGCCTCCCGCCAGGAGTTTTCCGCCTCGTCCAAGGCCAGTTGCCGCGGGGTGCGCCCGGGTGGAGTGAGGTTCTCCACACGGACGCCCACCAGCCGCAGCGGCACCCCCCTCAGCCCTGCGGCCTCGTACAACTCACACGAGGTGAGGTAGATCACCCGGGAGAGATCGGTGGGCTCGTCCAAGGTGCGGGCCCGGGTCAGGGTGCGGAACCGGTCGGTGCGCAGTTTGACGCCGATGGTCCGGCCGGCGAGCCCGGCGGCCCGCAGCCGCGCCCCGACCCGTTCCGACAGCCGCAGCAGCTCCCGCCGGATCAGCTCGGGGTCGGCGATGTCGCGTTCGAAGGTCTCCTCGGCGCCGATGCTCTTGTCGGGCGAGTGCGGGGTGACCGGCCGCCGGTCGCGTCCCCAGGCCAGTTCGTGCAAGTGCTCGCCCAGCGCATCGCCCAGCTCGCGGCGCAGCGCCGCCACCGGGTAGCGGGCCAGGTCCCCCACGGTCCGCAGGCCCAGGCGGCGCAGCCGCTGCTCGGTGCGCTCCCCCACTCCCCACAGCACGGCCACCGGCAGCGGGTGCAGGAACTCCACCACCTGCTCGGTGGGCACCACCAGCAGGCCGTCGGGTTTGCAGCGGGTGGAGGCCAGCTTGGCGACGAACTTGGTGGCGGCCACCCCCACCGAGCAGGTGATGCCCTGCTGCGCGGCGACCTGCGCGCGGATGCGCCGGCCGATCTCCGCCGGCCGGCCCAGCAGCCGGCGCGCCCCGCTGACGTCCAAGAACGCCTCATCCAGGGCCAGCGGCTCCACCAGCGGGGTGACGGCCCGGAAGATCTCCATGATCTCGGCGGAGACGCGGGCGTAGACCTCGTGCCGGGGCGGCAGCACCACCGCCTGCGGGCACAACCGCCGGGCCCGGGCCATGGGCATCGCCGAGTGCACCCCGAAGGCGCGGGCCTCATAGGAGGCGGAGGCGACCACCCCGCGTCCGCCGGTCCCGCCCACGATCACCGGGCGCCCGCGCAGCTGGGGACGTTCCCGCAGCTCGACGCTGACGTAGAAGGCGTCCATGTCGACGTGCAGGATGCCGCAGCCGGTGTCGTCGGCCGGCGGGCCGGGCGGCGGCCCCGGGCGGGGCAGCTGCTGCTTGCGGCTCACCCGATCGAGGGTAGCCGGGCTACTTGCGGGCCAGCAGATGCAGCTGGGTGGCCAGATCGCGCAGCACCGGGTGGACGGACGCGGCCGTCTCCAGCTCGATCAGCGACTGCACGGCCTCCGCTTCGCCGTCCAGCAGCGCCCCCGGCACCAGGTCGGCGAAGATCCGCACCCCCTGCAGCTCGGCCACGCGCAGCCCGGCGCCCTCGGCCAGCTCCGTCAGCGTCTGCCGGGTGAAGCGCAGCGGCACCGGGTCGCGCTCACCCCACCGGCCGGCCGGGTCGGTCAGCGCCCGGCGGGCCTGATCGAAGTGGCCGGTCAGGGCGCGGTGCACGGCGGCGGCGAGCCGGCCGGCCACCAGCACGCTGACCGCCCCGCCGGGGCGGACCGTGCCGGCCAGCGCGGCCATCACCGCGGCCGGGTCGTCGGTGTACTCCAGCACGCTGTGGCACAGCACCAGGTCGGCCCGCCCGGGGCCGATCAGGTCCAGCAGGTCGCCGGCGTCGCCCTGCACCGACGCCACGGCGACGCCCGCCTCGGCGGCGCGGCGTTCCAGGGCGGCCAGCGCATCGGGGCTGGCGTCCACCACCGTCACCTTGTGCCCCAGGGAGGCCAGCGGAACGGCCAGGCCGCCGGTGCCGCCGCCGGCGTCGATCACTTCCAGGCCGCCCGGCCTGGTGCTCGCCAGCTCGTCCACCGTGCGGCGCAGCGCCTGCCACAGCACGGCGGTCCGCACCCGTCCGCTTCCCCGAGTGCCCATGATCACATCTCCGGCGCCGCCGATGGTGTCGGTCATGACACCACCCTAGACCGCGCCTACAGGGCCAGGGACGGCTTGAGCCGCTGCAGCCGGGACAGCAGCCCGTTGACGAAGCGGGGGGACTCGTCGGTGGACAGCTCGGTGGCCAGTGCCACCGCCTCGGCGATGGCCACGCCGTCGGGCACGTCGTCGACCCACAGCAGCTCATAGGCGCCCAGCCGCAACAGGTTGCGGTCGACGGCCGGCATGCGGTCCAGCGTCCAGCCGGTGGCGTAGGTGGCCAGCAGCTCGTCGATCCGCTCCCGGTGCTCCTGCACGCCCTCGATCAGCCGGACGGCGTGCTCGCGGGCGGAGATCTCGTCGGTGTTGGGACGGCCGCGCTGGGCGAGCACGTCGGTGGGCCGCTCGCCGCGCATCTCGGCGGCGTACAGGATGTCCAGGGCCAGCTTGCGGGCCTTGGTGCGTGCTGCCATTACCTCGCTCCGCTCAACGGCTCACCGCCTGCAGGGCGCGGCGGGTGGTCTTCCGCCGCGCCGCCGCCTTCGGCTGTCATCAGGCCCGGCCGAGGTACTCGCCGGTGCGGGTGTCGACCTTGACCTTCTCGCCGGTGGTGATGAACAGCGGCACCTGGATCTCGGCCCCGGTCTCCAAGGTGGCGGGCTTGGTGCCGCCGGTGGAGCGGTCGCCCTGCAGGCCCGGCTCGGTGTGGGTGACCTCCAGCACCACCGCGGCGGGCAGCTCCACATACAGCGGGGTCTCGTTGTGGAAGGCCACCACCGCGGTCTGCTCGGGCAGCAGGTAGTTGGCCGCGTCCCCCACGGTGGCCGCCGGGATGTGCGGCTGGTCGTAGGTCTCGGTGTCCATGAAGACGAAGTCCTCGCCCTCACGGTACAGGTACTGCATCTCGCGTTTGTCGACGCTGGCGACCTCGACCTTGACACCGGCGTTGAAGGTCTTGTCCACGACCTTGCCGGAGAGCACGTTCTTGAGCTTGGTGCGCACGAACGCGCCGCCCTTGCCTGGCTTGACGTGCTGGAACTCCAGGACGGTCCACAGCTGGCCGTCGAGGTTCAGCGTCATGCCGTTCTTCAGGTCGTTCGTGGTGGTCACGGTGCTTCTCCCGGTCGCGGCCCCGCCCGCCGGCCCCGGCCGGGCGGCCGGTGTCACACCACGAGCAGGTCCTTGGTCGTCTTGGTGAGGATCTCGGGCCCGTCCGCCCGGACCACCAGGGTGTCCTCGATGCGGACTCCGCCCCGGCCCGCAAGGTACACCCCGGGCTCGGCGGTGATCGGAACCCGACCGCTCAGTTTACCGGTCTTGCCGTACCCCAAGAGCGGCGCCTCATGGATCTCCAGGCCCACTCCGTGCCCGAGCCCGTGCGGGAAGTCGGCGCCGTGCCCGGCCTCGTCGATCATGTTCCGGGCGGCGGCGTCGACGTCGTGGACGTCGGCGCCGGGGACGATGGCCTGCAGCGCGGCGCGCTGGGCCGCGGCGACCAGCTGGTAGATCTCGCGCTGCCAGTCGGCGACGCGGCCGATGGCCACGGTGCGGGTCATGTCGGCGTGGTAGCCGCCGCAGCGGGCGCCGAAGTCCATGGTGACCAGGTCGCCTTCGGCCAGGGGGCGATCGCCGGGGCGGTGGTGCGGGATCGCGCCGTTGGGGCCGGCGGCCACGATCGACTCGAAGGCCGGCGCTTCG contains these protein-coding regions:
- the nusB gene encoding transcription antitermination factor NusB, coding for MAARTKARKLALDILYAAEMRGERPTDVLAQRGRPNTDEISAREHAVRLIEGVQEHRERIDELLATYATGWTLDRMPAVDRNLLRLGAYELLWVDDVPDGVAIAEAVALATELSTDESPRFVNGLLSRLQRLKPSLAL
- a CDS encoding methyltransferase; the encoded protein is MTDTIGGAGDVIMGTRGSGRVRTAVLWQALRRTVDELASTRPGGLEVIDAGGGTGGLAVPLASLGHKVTVVDASPDALAALERRAAEAGVAVASVQGDAGDLLDLIGPGRADLVLCHSVLEYTDDPAAVMAALAGTVRPGGAVSVLVAGRLAAAVHRALTGHFDQARRALTDPAGRWGERDPVPLRFTRQTLTELAEGAGLRVAELQGVRIFADLVPGALLDGEAEAVQSLIELETAASVHPVLRDLATQLHLLARK
- the efp gene encoding elongation factor P, which produces MTTTNDLKNGMTLNLDGQLWTVLEFQHVKPGKGGAFVRTKLKNVLSGKVVDKTFNAGVKVEVASVDKREMQYLYREGEDFVFMDTETYDQPHIPAATVGDAANYLLPEQTAVVAFHNETPLYVELPAAVVLEVTHTEPGLQGDRSTGGTKPATLETGAEIQVPLFITTGEKVKVDTRTGEYLGRA